A section of the Falco peregrinus isolate bFalPer1 chromosome 3, bFalPer1.pri, whole genome shotgun sequence genome encodes:
- the NUP153 gene encoding nuclear pore complex protein Nup153 isoform X4, translating into MASGGGGGGLGGGGKIRTRRYHLGASKPPYARSKQQGIISRVTESVKNMVPGWLQKYFNRNEDECVDANESTNQEENPVNYHHDYANEDNIVIDGRVTPESARINLEEPSTSRSALNFSDVLTRPSLHRSHLNCTILDSSVPHCQPSTSSSLGIGSPGLSLVKEIKDSTSQHDDDNISTTSGFSSRASDKDITVSKNTSAPLLWSTEAERSHSLSQHPAASSKKPAFNLSAFGSPSPSLGNTSVFKTSQLGDSPFYPGKTTYGGAAAAARETKARIAPYQPPVRRQMKAKQASVQSYGVTSSTARRILQSLEKMSSPLADAKRIPSSVSSPLSSPVDRNLLNITSFQSKRKQVTCLVHEGVVDIVFWTVGRLLVLSLTASFWTSCPAVDEQMESQHPPVQKLVTPKAISLPGSRTQYFKPSLTPATDSSKIHQRVDIKHKGMREKSSPAEQRIKPSESSVTHPKFSTPASNGLSAGGGVGGGGGKMRRERGVHYVSKPGQEQEEVEEPVLPKVPLPISTASLPSFNFTFLTSSSVSSSPSTVSTAVMNKVQPASNVGSPVFRFSSPIVKSTEAEVLPPLSMGFTFSVPVVKSAELSGSSDTPVTSFLTLDTATVNSISNKKEKEEEYDGPSKPVKVLKEGSVLDILKSPGFTSVKTHSPTSAQPVTSTVVYTRPAISSFSAVKDTSKQVSSFWQSDLHDPCLQNKTTDGKCVTCEAAKVSTVESTKQTISSSPCVASKAAVPTAGTLGFEDKFKTAPNTWDCDTCLVQNKPEATKCIACETPKPGTGVMPALTLPVVTDNSVTVTSSSTSTDTAVTLGFGDKFNKPKGSWDCAVCLVSNKAEDSKCVACQSEKPGSSVPVTSSSVSTFSASSGGFLDLDKFKKPEGSWDCEVCLVQNKAEATKCIACECAKPGTKAEVKGFGTAPVSTNAAMPSFTFGVQSSSSESAHTLGSTGNFKFGEQGSFKFGIASESASSNTVTGGFKFPASSGDFKFGLSSSDSKSDDSKKENKTNSFTFGLPSTSSQAPSTFQFGTASLGQQEKKEEPVLGGFGFGTSSTSSIATNENKTGVSGFTFGTVAEKEGASPAFPFKKSDEKKDDTLSTKGGFSFGSVESAPASQFVLGRTEEKQDSVTSAASLAFGKKADNEELKAQPIFSAGTAEHTKEESTAKPMFNFSFVKPSEKESEQAKPSFAFGAQTSTSDQGAAKPSFSFLSSSSSSTVVPTTSANSSSMFGSTLSSSNPLPVPAPFVFGQPSNTVSSSVFGSSAESAASQSFGFSQENKPATTSSSTGTAHASFLFGPGASSTNAANSGFTFGATTTSSSTGASSSFVFGSGPPAPAAGPAFGATQPPAFGQSQGSSQPSAPSFGSLSTTLFSASAQPAPPAFGAVTSSTQPSVFGQQATPQPGFGSATPSTGSVFQFGSNTSNFNFPSNPRIFTFGANSPALAAPAQPSGSSGFPFSQPAAFTVGTNGKNVFSASGSSVSGRKIKTAVRRRK; encoded by the exons caGGGAATCATTAGCAGAGTGACAGAATCAGTGAAAAACATGGTACCAGGATGGTTACAGAAGTATTTCAATAGAAATGAAGATGAATGTGTAGATGCAAATGAATCTACGAACCAGGAAGAGAATCCAGTAAACTATCACCATGATTATGCAAATGAAGATAACATAGTGATTGATGGGAGAGTGACGCCTGAATCAGCAAGAATTAATTTAGAAG AACCATCCACGAGCAGATCTGCATTGAACTTCTCAGATGTGTTAACAAGGCCCTCTCTTCATCGAAGCCATTTGAACTGTACCATATTGGATTCCTCAGTACCACATTGTCAGCCCTCTACATCTTCTTCACTTGGCATTGGCAGTCCTGGACTGTCtcttgtaaaagaaataaaagattctACCTCTCAGCATGACGACGATAACATCTCAACAACCAGTGGCTTCTCCTCTAGAGCATCTGATAAAG ATATCACAGtttcaaaaaatacttcagcacCACTACTCTGGTCCACAGAAGCTGAAAGATCTCATTCTCTCTCGCAACATCCTGCAGCTAGCTCTAAAAAACCTGCGTTCAATTTATCTGCTTTTGGATCTCCCTCACCT TCACTTGGAAACACTTCTGTCTTTAAGACAAGCCAGCTTGGGGATTCTCCGTTTTACCCTGGAAAGACCACTTATGGTGgcgcagctgcagcagcaagggagACAAAAGCGCGAATTGCTCCTTATCAG CCACCAGTAAGGAGACAAATGAAAGCGAAACAAGCAAGTGTGCAATCCTATGGCGTGACAAGTTCCACAGCGCGGCGTATCTTGCAGTCACTGGAGAAGATGTCAAGTCCTTTGGCG GATGCTAAAAGGATTCCGTCTTCTGTTTCTAGTCCACTGTCTTCT cCTGTGGACAGGAACTTGCTGAATATTACTAGCTTCCAATCCAAGCGCAAACAG GTCACCTGCTTGGTGCATGAAGGGGTGGTGGATATAGTGTTCTGGACTGTAGGAAGGCTTTTGgtactgtccctcacagcatccttctggacaagctGTCCAGCTGTGGATGAGCAG ATGGAATCACAGCACCCACCTGTCCAGAAACTCGTGACACCAAAGGCGATCTCTCTGCCAGGGAGTCGGACCCAGTATTTTAAACCATCTCTGACTCCAGCTACTGATTCCAGCAAAATTCACCAGAGGGTGGATATAAAGCACAAA GGCATGAGAGAGAAGAGTTCTCCTGCAGAACAGAGAATAAAACCATCTGAAAG CAGTGTGACCCACCCCAAATTCAGTACTCCTGCATCCAATGGTCtgtctgcaggaggaggagtTGGTGGTGGCGGTGGCAAGATGAGAAGGGAAAGAGGGGTACACTATGTATCAAAACCTGGACAAGAACAAGAG GAAGTGGAGGAACCGGTACTACCAAAAGTACCCCTACCCATCAGTACTGCATCGCTGCCTTCCTTCAACTTTACTTTCCTTACCAGTAGTAGTGTCTCATCATCACCGAGCACTGTTTCCACAGCAGTGATGAACAAG gtaCAACCAGCAAGTAATGTTGGCAGTCCTGTGTTCAGATTTTCATCTCCAATTGTGAAATCTACTGAGGCAGAAGTGCTACCTCCATTGTCT ATGGGGTTTACATTTAGTGTTCCTGTTGTAAAATCAGCAGAGCTTTCTGGATCCAGTGATACACCAGTGACGTCCTTCCTTACTCTAG atactgCCACTGTAAACAGCATCAGcaataagaaggaaaaagaagaagaatacGATGGCCCCTCCAAACCTGTGAAGGTCTTAAAGGAAGGAAGTGTGTTAGACATTCTAAAAAGCCCTG gtTTTACATCTGTGAAAACACACTCTCCAACATCTGCACAGCCTGTTACAAGCACAGTGGTCTATACAAGGCCTGCAATAAGTAGTTTTTCTGCAGTTAAAGACACCTCTAAACAAGTATCCTCATTTTGGCAGTCTGACCTACATGACCCATGTCTGCAGAACAAAACTACAGATGGCAAATGTGTAACATGCGAAGCTGCTAAAGTGTCCACAGTTGAGAGTACGAAACAGACAATAAGCTCAAGTCCATGTGTCGCCTCTAAGGCAGCCGTCCCTACAGCAGGGACACTGGGCTTTGAAGACAAATTTAAAACAGCACCCAACACATGGGATTGTGATACCTGTCTGGTCCAGAACAAACCTGAAGCTACGAAATGTATAGCATGTGAGACACCAAAGCCTGGAACGGGAGTAATGCCTGCTCTGACATTGCCAGTGGTCACAGACAACTCGGTGACAGTGACATCGTCTTCCACCAGCACTGACACAGCAGTCACTTTGGGGTTTGGAGACAAATTTAACAAGCCAAAAGGGTCTTGGGACTGTGCGGTGTGCCTTGTATCAAATAAGGCAGAAGACAGCAAATGTGTAGCTTGTCAGTCCGAGAAACCAG GGAGTTCAGTGCCTGTCACCAGTAGCAGTGTTTCTAcgttttctgcttcttctggaGGATTTCTGGATTTAGACAAATTCAAAAAGCCCGAAGGAAGCTGGGACTGTGAGGTCTGCTTGGTCCAAAACAAAGCGGAAGCCACAAAATGTATAGCCTGTGAATGTGCAAAGCCAGGCACCAAAGCAGAGGTCAAAG GCTTTGGTACTGCTCCTGTGTCCACAAATGCTGCAATGCCATCATTTACCTTTGGTGTCCAGTCGTCCTCCTCTGAATCTGCTCATACGTTGGGTAGCACAGGAAACTTTAAATTTGGAGAACAGGGGAGCTTCAAGTTTGGCATTGCGTCCGAATCTGCATCCTCCAACACTGTGACTGGGGGATTTAAGTTTCCTGCTAGTTCAGGGGACTTCAAATTTGGACTTTCTTCCTCAGACTCTAAATCAGAtgacagtaaaaaagaaaataaaactaacagTTTTACCTTTGGACTTCCATCTACAAGCAGTCAGGCTCCTTCAACATTTCAGTTTGGGACAGCGAGCCTGGGacagcaggagaagaaagaggaacCAGTTTTGGGAGGCTTTGGTTTTGGCACAAGTTCGACTTCTTCCATAGCTACCAATGAGAATAAGACTGGAGTCAGTGGCTTCACTTTTGGAACTGTGGCAGAAAAGGAGGGAGCATCACCTGCGTTTCCATTTAAGAAATCAGATGAGAAAAAGGATGACACCCTTTCAACAAAGGGAGGCTTCTCTTTCGGCAGTGTGGAGTCTGCACCTGCCTCACAGTTTGTTTTGGGAaggacagaagagaaacaggacTCTGTCACTTCTGCTGCTTCACTAGCATTTGGAAAGAAAGCTGACAATGAAGAGTTAAAGGCACAACCTATCTTTTCAGCTGGGACCGCTGAGCATACCAAAGAGGAGAGCACAGCAAAACCTATGttcaatttcagttttgttaaacCATCAGAGAAGGAAAGTGAGCAGGCAAAGCCATCTTTCGCGTTTGGGGCACAAACCAGTACTTCAG ATCAAGGAGCAGCAAAGCCATCCTTCAGCTTCTTGAGCTCTAGTTCCTCCAGCACAGTCGTACCCACCACTTCAGCCAACAGCAGCAGTATGTTTGGCAGCACGCTCTCTTCCTCAAATCCTCTGCCGGTTCCCGCTCCCTTCGTGTTTGGACAACCCAGTAACACTGTGAGCAGCTCTGTTTTTGGCAGTTCCGCAGAATCTGCAGCGTCTCAGTCATTTGGCTTCTctcaagaaaacaaaccagcaacCACATCTTCTAGCACTGGCACGGCTCatgcttcatttctctttggTCCGGGAGCCAGCAGTACCAATGCAGCGAATTCAGGCTTTACCTTTGGAGCCACAACCACATCGAGTTCCACAG GGGCGTCCTCTTCGTTTGTGTTTGGCTCTGGGCCTCCAGCgcctgctgctggcccagcaTTTGGTGCCACTCAGCCACCGGCGTTTGGCCAGAGCCAGGGGTCCAGCCAGCCCAGCGCCCCAAGTTTTGGATCGCTGTCGACAACGTTGTTTTCAGCTAGTGCTcagcctgctcctcctgccttcGGCGCGGTGAcgagcagcacccagccctcaGTGTTCGGGCAGCAAGCGACCCCGCAGCCGGGTTTTGGCTCTGCTACCCCCAGTACCG GTTCTGTATTCCAGTTTGGAAGCAATACTTCTAATTTCAACTTTCCAAGTAACCCAAGAATATTTACTTTTGGTGCAAATTCTCCTGCGCTGGCAGCACCGGCCCAGCCTTCTGGCTCTTCGGGATTTCCGttcagccagcctgcagcattTACAGTGGG GACTaatgggaaaaatgttttctctgcctCTGGATCTTCGGTTTCTGGTCGGAAGATAAAGACTGCAGTTAGACGTAGAAAATAA
- the NUP153 gene encoding nuclear pore complex protein Nup153 isoform X1, with product MASGGGGGGLGGGGKIRTRRYHLGASKPPYARSKQQGIISRVTESVKNMVPGWLQKYFNRNEDECVDANESTNQEENPVNYHHDYANEDNIVIDGRVTPESARINLEEPSTSRSALNFSDVLTRPSLHRSHLNCTILDSSVPHCQPSTSSSLGIGSPGLSLVKEIKDSTSQHDDDNISTTSGFSSRASDKDITVSKNTSAPLLWSTEAERSHSLSQHPAASSKKPAFNLSAFGSPSPSLGNTSVFKTSQLGDSPFYPGKTTYGGAAAAARETKARIAPYQPPVRRQMKAKQASVQSYGVTSSTARRILQSLEKMSSPLADAKRIPSSVSSPLSSPVDRNLLNITSFQSKRKQVTCLVHEGVVDIVFWTVGRLLVLSLTASFWTSCPAVDEQMESQHPPVQKLVTPKAISLPGSRTQYFKPSLTPATDSSKIHQRVDIKHKGMREKSSPAEQRIKPSESSVTHPKFSTPASNGLSAGGGVGGGGGKMRRERGVHYVSKPGQEQEEVEEPVLPKVPLPISTASLPSFNFTFLTSSSVSSSPSTVSTAVMNKVQPASNVGSPVFRFSSPIVKSTEAEVLPPLSQMGFTFSVPVVKSAELSGSSDTPVTSFLTLDTATVNSISNKKEKEEEYDGPSKPVKVLKEGSVLDILKSPGFTSVKTHSPTSAQPVTSTVVYTRPAISSFSAVKDTSKQVSSFWQSDLHDPCLQNKTTDGKCVTCEAAKVSTVESTKQTISSSPCVASKAAVPTAGTLGFEDKFKTAPNTWDCDTCLVQNKPEATKCIACETPKPGTGVMPALTLPVVTDNSVTVTSSSTSTDTAVTLGFGDKFNKPKGSWDCAVCLVSNKAEDSKCVACQSEKPGSSVPVTSSSVSTFSASSGGFLDLDKFKKPEGSWDCEVCLVQNKAEATKCIACECAKPGTKAEVKGFGTAPVSTNAAMPSFTFGVQSSSSESAHTLGSTGNFKFGEQGSFKFGIASESASSNTVTGGFKFPASSGDFKFGLSSSDSKSDDSKKENKTNSFTFGLPSTSSQAPSTFQFGTASLGQQEKKEEPVLGGFGFGTSSTSSIATNENKTGVSGFTFGTVAEKEGASPAFPFKKSDEKKDDTLSTKGGFSFGSVESAPASQFVLGRTEEKQDSVTSAASLAFGKKADNEELKAQPIFSAGTAEHTKEESTAKPMFNFSFVKPSEKESEQAKPSFAFGAQTSTSDQGAAKPSFSFLSSSSSSTVVPTTSANSSSMFGSTLSSSNPLPVPAPFVFGQPSNTVSSSVFGSSAESAASQSFGFSQENKPATTSSSTGTAHASFLFGPGASSTNAANSGFTFGATTTSSSTGASSSFVFGSGPPAPAAGPAFGATQPPAFGQSQGSSQPSAPSFGSLSTTLFSASAQPAPPAFGAVTSSTQPSVFGQQATPQPGFGSATPSTGSVFQFGSNTSNFNFPSNPRIFTFGANSPALAAPAQPSGSSGFPFSQPAAFTVGTNGKNVFSASGSSVSGRKIKTAVRRRK from the exons caGGGAATCATTAGCAGAGTGACAGAATCAGTGAAAAACATGGTACCAGGATGGTTACAGAAGTATTTCAATAGAAATGAAGATGAATGTGTAGATGCAAATGAATCTACGAACCAGGAAGAGAATCCAGTAAACTATCACCATGATTATGCAAATGAAGATAACATAGTGATTGATGGGAGAGTGACGCCTGAATCAGCAAGAATTAATTTAGAAG AACCATCCACGAGCAGATCTGCATTGAACTTCTCAGATGTGTTAACAAGGCCCTCTCTTCATCGAAGCCATTTGAACTGTACCATATTGGATTCCTCAGTACCACATTGTCAGCCCTCTACATCTTCTTCACTTGGCATTGGCAGTCCTGGACTGTCtcttgtaaaagaaataaaagattctACCTCTCAGCATGACGACGATAACATCTCAACAACCAGTGGCTTCTCCTCTAGAGCATCTGATAAAG ATATCACAGtttcaaaaaatacttcagcacCACTACTCTGGTCCACAGAAGCTGAAAGATCTCATTCTCTCTCGCAACATCCTGCAGCTAGCTCTAAAAAACCTGCGTTCAATTTATCTGCTTTTGGATCTCCCTCACCT TCACTTGGAAACACTTCTGTCTTTAAGACAAGCCAGCTTGGGGATTCTCCGTTTTACCCTGGAAAGACCACTTATGGTGgcgcagctgcagcagcaagggagACAAAAGCGCGAATTGCTCCTTATCAG CCACCAGTAAGGAGACAAATGAAAGCGAAACAAGCAAGTGTGCAATCCTATGGCGTGACAAGTTCCACAGCGCGGCGTATCTTGCAGTCACTGGAGAAGATGTCAAGTCCTTTGGCG GATGCTAAAAGGATTCCGTCTTCTGTTTCTAGTCCACTGTCTTCT cCTGTGGACAGGAACTTGCTGAATATTACTAGCTTCCAATCCAAGCGCAAACAG GTCACCTGCTTGGTGCATGAAGGGGTGGTGGATATAGTGTTCTGGACTGTAGGAAGGCTTTTGgtactgtccctcacagcatccttctggacaagctGTCCAGCTGTGGATGAGCAG ATGGAATCACAGCACCCACCTGTCCAGAAACTCGTGACACCAAAGGCGATCTCTCTGCCAGGGAGTCGGACCCAGTATTTTAAACCATCTCTGACTCCAGCTACTGATTCCAGCAAAATTCACCAGAGGGTGGATATAAAGCACAAA GGCATGAGAGAGAAGAGTTCTCCTGCAGAACAGAGAATAAAACCATCTGAAAG CAGTGTGACCCACCCCAAATTCAGTACTCCTGCATCCAATGGTCtgtctgcaggaggaggagtTGGTGGTGGCGGTGGCAAGATGAGAAGGGAAAGAGGGGTACACTATGTATCAAAACCTGGACAAGAACAAGAG GAAGTGGAGGAACCGGTACTACCAAAAGTACCCCTACCCATCAGTACTGCATCGCTGCCTTCCTTCAACTTTACTTTCCTTACCAGTAGTAGTGTCTCATCATCACCGAGCACTGTTTCCACAGCAGTGATGAACAAG gtaCAACCAGCAAGTAATGTTGGCAGTCCTGTGTTCAGATTTTCATCTCCAATTGTGAAATCTACTGAGGCAGAAGTGCTACCTCCATTGTCT CAGATGGGGTTTACATTTAGTGTTCCTGTTGTAAAATCAGCAGAGCTTTCTGGATCCAGTGATACACCAGTGACGTCCTTCCTTACTCTAG atactgCCACTGTAAACAGCATCAGcaataagaaggaaaaagaagaagaatacGATGGCCCCTCCAAACCTGTGAAGGTCTTAAAGGAAGGAAGTGTGTTAGACATTCTAAAAAGCCCTG gtTTTACATCTGTGAAAACACACTCTCCAACATCTGCACAGCCTGTTACAAGCACAGTGGTCTATACAAGGCCTGCAATAAGTAGTTTTTCTGCAGTTAAAGACACCTCTAAACAAGTATCCTCATTTTGGCAGTCTGACCTACATGACCCATGTCTGCAGAACAAAACTACAGATGGCAAATGTGTAACATGCGAAGCTGCTAAAGTGTCCACAGTTGAGAGTACGAAACAGACAATAAGCTCAAGTCCATGTGTCGCCTCTAAGGCAGCCGTCCCTACAGCAGGGACACTGGGCTTTGAAGACAAATTTAAAACAGCACCCAACACATGGGATTGTGATACCTGTCTGGTCCAGAACAAACCTGAAGCTACGAAATGTATAGCATGTGAGACACCAAAGCCTGGAACGGGAGTAATGCCTGCTCTGACATTGCCAGTGGTCACAGACAACTCGGTGACAGTGACATCGTCTTCCACCAGCACTGACACAGCAGTCACTTTGGGGTTTGGAGACAAATTTAACAAGCCAAAAGGGTCTTGGGACTGTGCGGTGTGCCTTGTATCAAATAAGGCAGAAGACAGCAAATGTGTAGCTTGTCAGTCCGAGAAACCAG GGAGTTCAGTGCCTGTCACCAGTAGCAGTGTTTCTAcgttttctgcttcttctggaGGATTTCTGGATTTAGACAAATTCAAAAAGCCCGAAGGAAGCTGGGACTGTGAGGTCTGCTTGGTCCAAAACAAAGCGGAAGCCACAAAATGTATAGCCTGTGAATGTGCAAAGCCAGGCACCAAAGCAGAGGTCAAAG GCTTTGGTACTGCTCCTGTGTCCACAAATGCTGCAATGCCATCATTTACCTTTGGTGTCCAGTCGTCCTCCTCTGAATCTGCTCATACGTTGGGTAGCACAGGAAACTTTAAATTTGGAGAACAGGGGAGCTTCAAGTTTGGCATTGCGTCCGAATCTGCATCCTCCAACACTGTGACTGGGGGATTTAAGTTTCCTGCTAGTTCAGGGGACTTCAAATTTGGACTTTCTTCCTCAGACTCTAAATCAGAtgacagtaaaaaagaaaataaaactaacagTTTTACCTTTGGACTTCCATCTACAAGCAGTCAGGCTCCTTCAACATTTCAGTTTGGGACAGCGAGCCTGGGacagcaggagaagaaagaggaacCAGTTTTGGGAGGCTTTGGTTTTGGCACAAGTTCGACTTCTTCCATAGCTACCAATGAGAATAAGACTGGAGTCAGTGGCTTCACTTTTGGAACTGTGGCAGAAAAGGAGGGAGCATCACCTGCGTTTCCATTTAAGAAATCAGATGAGAAAAAGGATGACACCCTTTCAACAAAGGGAGGCTTCTCTTTCGGCAGTGTGGAGTCTGCACCTGCCTCACAGTTTGTTTTGGGAaggacagaagagaaacaggacTCTGTCACTTCTGCTGCTTCACTAGCATTTGGAAAGAAAGCTGACAATGAAGAGTTAAAGGCACAACCTATCTTTTCAGCTGGGACCGCTGAGCATACCAAAGAGGAGAGCACAGCAAAACCTATGttcaatttcagttttgttaaacCATCAGAGAAGGAAAGTGAGCAGGCAAAGCCATCTTTCGCGTTTGGGGCACAAACCAGTACTTCAG ATCAAGGAGCAGCAAAGCCATCCTTCAGCTTCTTGAGCTCTAGTTCCTCCAGCACAGTCGTACCCACCACTTCAGCCAACAGCAGCAGTATGTTTGGCAGCACGCTCTCTTCCTCAAATCCTCTGCCGGTTCCCGCTCCCTTCGTGTTTGGACAACCCAGTAACACTGTGAGCAGCTCTGTTTTTGGCAGTTCCGCAGAATCTGCAGCGTCTCAGTCATTTGGCTTCTctcaagaaaacaaaccagcaacCACATCTTCTAGCACTGGCACGGCTCatgcttcatttctctttggTCCGGGAGCCAGCAGTACCAATGCAGCGAATTCAGGCTTTACCTTTGGAGCCACAACCACATCGAGTTCCACAG GGGCGTCCTCTTCGTTTGTGTTTGGCTCTGGGCCTCCAGCgcctgctgctggcccagcaTTTGGTGCCACTCAGCCACCGGCGTTTGGCCAGAGCCAGGGGTCCAGCCAGCCCAGCGCCCCAAGTTTTGGATCGCTGTCGACAACGTTGTTTTCAGCTAGTGCTcagcctgctcctcctgccttcGGCGCGGTGAcgagcagcacccagccctcaGTGTTCGGGCAGCAAGCGACCCCGCAGCCGGGTTTTGGCTCTGCTACCCCCAGTACCG GTTCTGTATTCCAGTTTGGAAGCAATACTTCTAATTTCAACTTTCCAAGTAACCCAAGAATATTTACTTTTGGTGCAAATTCTCCTGCGCTGGCAGCACCGGCCCAGCCTTCTGGCTCTTCGGGATTTCCGttcagccagcctgcagcattTACAGTGGG GACTaatgggaaaaatgttttctctgcctCTGGATCTTCGGTTTCTGGTCGGAAGATAAAGACTGCAGTTAGACGTAGAAAATAA